A window from Streptomyces sp. NBC_00271 encodes these proteins:
- the sigJ gene encoding RNA polymerase sigma factor SigJ, which translates to MSESPATGTADGATQVFVDHRELLFAIVYNILGSVADTDDVLQETWLSWTGRAHRTPLEGITNPRAYLVRIAVNHALARRAAITRRRETYVGPWLPEPLLDEPTPEDSADDRALRSESVSLAMLVVLESLTPLERAVFVLNEVFGYAHTEIAEVIDRSPAAVRQLAHRAREHVHARRPRYQAHPRVRRQATERFVEAALGGDIAALMEILAPDVTVWTDGGGKASGGLRPVHGRDKAARLFAGYATRRGTGFDLRYRRVNGDDSAVLFEGESPYAVMVMDLTADGEQVSGVYIVTNPEKLAHVRRDDENQETGVAEGERA; encoded by the coding sequence ATGTCCGAAAGCCCCGCGACCGGGACGGCCGACGGCGCGACGCAGGTGTTCGTCGACCACCGCGAGCTGCTCTTCGCGATCGTCTACAACATCCTCGGCAGCGTCGCCGACACCGACGACGTCCTCCAGGAGACCTGGCTGTCCTGGACGGGCCGCGCCCACCGCACTCCGCTGGAGGGCATCACCAACCCGCGCGCCTATCTCGTACGCATCGCCGTGAACCACGCGCTCGCGCGGCGCGCCGCGATCACCCGCCGTCGCGAGACGTATGTGGGCCCCTGGCTGCCGGAGCCGCTACTCGACGAGCCCACCCCCGAGGACTCGGCCGACGACCGGGCCCTGCGCTCAGAGTCGGTGTCGCTGGCGATGCTCGTGGTCCTGGAGTCCCTCACCCCGCTGGAGCGCGCGGTCTTCGTCCTCAACGAGGTGTTCGGCTACGCGCACACCGAGATCGCGGAGGTCATCGACCGCAGCCCCGCGGCGGTACGCCAGCTCGCGCACCGCGCGCGGGAACACGTGCACGCCCGTCGGCCGCGCTACCAAGCCCATCCGCGCGTCCGCCGGCAGGCGACCGAGCGCTTCGTCGAGGCCGCGCTCGGCGGGGACATCGCGGCGCTGATGGAGATCCTGGCACCGGACGTCACGGTGTGGACGGACGGCGGCGGGAAGGCCTCGGGCGGGCTGCGCCCGGTGCACGGCCGGGACAAGGCGGCGCGGCTGTTCGCCGGTTACGCGACCCGGCGCGGCACCGGCTTCGACCTGCGCTACCGGCGCGTCAACGGCGACGACTCCGCCGTGCTCTTCGAGGGCGAGTCGCCGTACGCGGTCATGGTCATGGACCTCACCGCGGACGGCGAGCAGGTGTCGGGCGTCTACATCGTCACCAATCCCGAGAAACTCGCGCATGTGCGGCGCGACGACGAGAACCAGGAGACCGGGGTCGCGGAAGGGGAGCGCGCATGA
- a CDS encoding glycoside hydrolase family 2 TIM barrel-domain containing protein — MSVTRRSVLIAGTAAPAAGSLLGAADAWADSPGRAAGRRLVELRDGWRFALVDPGGITDPTGAYEGAAQPGYDDSAWREVSVPHDWSIEQTPTREHGTTSGTGFFPGGLGWYRTTFTLPPALAGRRISVEFDGVYMDSHVYCNGEEVGHHPYGYTGFAFDLTGLLHTDGTTENVIAVKVQNQLPSSRWYSGSGIYREARLVVTEPVHVPRWGTYVTTPDITAERAVVRVRTTVVNESGAAAEVQVISRIVDPDGRTATRTSTMVTVADRADETHELTVARPRLWDFVTPGHRYALETELRVGGARVDTCRTPFGIRTFRFDPDEGFHLNGVHAKIKGVDLHHDQGALGAAISVDAVRRQMTIMKSMGVNAFRTSHNPPSPQMIQVCEELGIVMMVEAFDCWRTGKTRYDYGRFFDEWCEKDATEMVLAARNSPAVVLWSIGNEIPDSTSTPGLAMADRIIAAIKAADDTRPLVIGSDKYRRVPTKGSAADLMLAKLDGLGLNYNTAQSVDALHAAYPHLFLFESESSSETSTRSTYQEPEHLNTGENHTPGRRAVSSYDNNLASWTMSGEYGHKKDRDRKWFAGEFLWSGIDYIGEPTPYDVFPVKASFFGAVDTAGFPKDMYHLFRSQWVSEPMVHLVPMTWNHEAGDTVEVWAYANVDTVELFLNGKSLGTRRFDTKTTTDGRTYLETTEATGDDKTFTAGPYPGSYTSPNGSAGKLHLTWKVPYAPGELKAVARRGGRTVATDVLRTAGAPHAIRLTPDRTSLAADGRSLLFVTAEVVDARGVVVPDAEHLIAFDIEGGSLAGLDNGREESAERYQASTRTAFHGKALAIVRSGTRPGSLRVTARSEGVRGATVTVRTASARAKATTPPAVFRPDPGPGAPNESLADASYSGRPDTLPAAMLDGDAATGWSNAFYKSATALLPAFSGARPEDWVSVAWARPRAVDRVEVSFTVDATHTLPASVEVAVWDGRRYVPVKGTAVDWATASDAPTVITFDGVRGSRLRLLMASGHPGAVEGGLRISRLEVPVV, encoded by the coding sequence ATGTCGGTCACTCGAAGATCGGTATTGATCGCAGGAACCGCCGCACCCGCGGCCGGATCGCTCCTGGGCGCCGCCGACGCCTGGGCGGACTCGCCGGGGCGCGCCGCGGGCCGCCGCCTGGTCGAGCTGCGCGACGGCTGGCGCTTCGCGCTGGTCGACCCGGGTGGGATCACCGACCCCACCGGCGCGTACGAGGGCGCCGCGCAGCCCGGCTACGACGACTCGGCGTGGCGGGAAGTCTCCGTTCCGCACGACTGGAGCATCGAACAGACCCCCACCAGGGAACACGGCACCACCAGTGGCACCGGCTTCTTCCCGGGCGGCCTCGGCTGGTACCGCACCACCTTCACGCTGCCGCCCGCCCTCGCCGGCCGGCGGATCTCCGTGGAGTTCGACGGCGTCTACATGGACTCGCATGTCTACTGCAACGGCGAGGAGGTCGGCCACCACCCCTACGGGTACACGGGGTTCGCCTTCGACCTCACCGGTCTGCTGCACACGGACGGCACCACCGAGAACGTCATCGCGGTGAAGGTGCAGAACCAACTGCCCAGCAGCCGCTGGTACTCGGGCAGCGGCATCTACCGCGAGGCCCGGCTCGTGGTCACCGAACCGGTGCACGTCCCGCGCTGGGGCACGTATGTCACCACGCCGGACATCACGGCGGAGCGGGCGGTCGTACGGGTGCGGACGACTGTCGTCAACGAGTCCGGTGCCGCCGCCGAGGTCCAGGTGATCTCGCGGATCGTCGACCCCGACGGCCGTACGGCGACCCGTACGTCCACCATGGTCACGGTCGCCGACCGTGCCGACGAGACCCATGAACTCACTGTCGCCAGGCCCCGGTTGTGGGACTTCGTGACTCCGGGCCACCGCTACGCCCTGGAGACCGAACTGCGGGTCGGTGGCGCGAGGGTCGACACCTGCCGCACTCCCTTCGGCATCCGCACCTTCCGCTTCGACCCGGACGAGGGCTTCCACCTCAACGGCGTCCACGCCAAGATCAAGGGCGTCGACCTGCACCACGACCAGGGCGCGCTGGGCGCCGCGATCAGCGTCGACGCCGTACGCCGGCAGATGACGATCATGAAGTCGATGGGCGTCAACGCCTTCCGCACCTCGCACAACCCGCCCTCGCCGCAGATGATCCAGGTCTGCGAGGAGCTGGGCATCGTGATGATGGTGGAGGCCTTCGACTGCTGGCGGACCGGCAAGACGAGGTACGACTACGGCCGGTTCTTCGACGAGTGGTGCGAGAAGGACGCCACCGAGATGGTCCTCGCGGCCCGCAACTCGCCCGCCGTGGTCCTGTGGTCCATCGGCAACGAGATCCCCGACTCCACCTCCACCCCGGGCCTCGCCATGGCGGACCGGATCATCGCCGCGATCAAGGCGGCGGACGACACCAGGCCGCTGGTCATCGGCTCGGACAAATACCGCCGCGTGCCCACGAAGGGCTCCGCTGCCGACCTCATGCTCGCCAAGCTGGACGGGCTCGGTCTGAACTACAACACCGCCCAGTCGGTGGACGCCCTGCACGCCGCCTATCCGCACCTCTTCCTCTTCGAGTCGGAGTCGTCGTCCGAGACCTCGACCCGCTCCACCTATCAGGAGCCGGAGCACCTCAACACCGGCGAGAACCACACCCCGGGCCGGCGCGCGGTCTCCTCGTACGACAACAACCTCGCGTCCTGGACGATGAGCGGCGAGTACGGGCACAAGAAGGACCGGGACCGTAAATGGTTCGCGGGGGAGTTCCTGTGGTCGGGCATCGACTACATCGGGGAGCCCACGCCGTACGACGTGTTCCCGGTGAAGGCGTCCTTCTTCGGCGCCGTCGACACCGCGGGCTTCCCCAAGGACATGTACCACCTGTTCAGGAGCCAGTGGGTGAGCGAGCCCATGGTGCATCTGGTGCCCATGACCTGGAACCACGAGGCCGGCGACACGGTCGAGGTCTGGGCGTACGCGAACGTCGACACCGTGGAGCTCTTCCTCAACGGGAAGTCCCTCGGCACACGGAGGTTCGACACCAAGACGACCACCGACGGCCGTACCTATCTGGAGACCACCGAGGCGACCGGCGACGACAAGACCTTCACCGCGGGCCCCTACCCGGGCAGTTACACCAGCCCGAACGGCAGTGCGGGCAAGCTCCACCTCACCTGGAAAGTGCCCTACGCGCCGGGTGAGTTGAAGGCGGTGGCCCGCCGCGGCGGCCGTACGGTCGCCACGGACGTCCTGCGCACCGCCGGGGCGCCGCACGCGATACGCCTCACGCCGGACCGCACGTCGCTCGCCGCCGACGGCCGTTCCCTGCTCTTCGTGACGGCCGAGGTCGTCGACGCCCGTGGTGTGGTCGTGCCCGACGCGGAGCACCTGATCGCCTTCGACATCGAGGGCGGCTCGCTCGCCGGGCTCGACAACGGCCGGGAGGAGAGCGCCGAGCGCTATCAGGCGAGCACCCGAACGGCCTTCCACGGCAAGGCGCTCGCGATCGTACGATCCGGCACGCGGCCGGGCTCGCTCAGGGTGACGGCACGCTCCGAGGGAGTGCGGGGCGCCACCGTCACCGTACGCACCGCCTCGGCACGCGCGAAGGCGACCACCCCGCCCGCGGTCTTCCGGCCGGACCCGGGTCCCGGCGCCCCGAACGAGTCGCTCGCGGACGCCAGTTACTCCGGCCGCCCGGACACCCTGCCCGCCGCCATGCTCGACGGCGACGCGGCGACGGGGTGGTCCAACGCCTTCTACAAGTCGGCGACAGCCCTGCTGCCCGCCTTCAGCGGGGCCCGCCCCGAGGACTGGGTCTCGGTCGCCTGGGCCCGTCCCCGCGCGGTCGACCGCGTCGAGGTCTCCTTCACCGTCGACGCGACGCACACACTGCCCGCGTCGGTCGAGGTCGCGGTGTGGGACGGCAGGCGGTACGTGCCGGTGAAGGGAACGGCCGTCGACTGGGCCACCGCGTCCGACGCGCCGACCGTCATCACCTTCGACGGGGTGCGCGGCTCACGGCTGCGGCTCCTCATGGCGAGCGGGCACCCGGGCGCCGTCGAGGGTGGGCTGCGGATCAGCCGTCTGGAGGTCCCGGTGGTCTGA
- the qcrB gene encoding cytochrome bc1 complex cytochrome b subunit, whose amino-acid sequence MTATDHRPAKASSGERVADWFDGRLGVYALGRRYLRKVFPDHWSFLLGEICLYSFVVLILTGVYLTLFFHPSMNEVTYHGGYVPLNGIRMSEAYASTLHISFDVRGGLLVRQLHHWAALVFLAAMLTHMMRHFFTGSFRRPREVNWVFGWTLLLLGLFEGLFGYSLPDDLLSGTGLRFVDGAILSVPVVGTYLSFFLFGGEFPGHDIVARFYSLHILLIPGIMAALVVAHLILVVYHKHTQFAGPGKTERNVVGTPFLPVYLAKAGGFFFLVFGVLALISAVATINPVWSYGPYRADQVSTGAQPDWYLGFAEGLVRVMPGWEISVAGHTLVLGVLIPIVVFPLLLVAIGVYPFIESWVTGDRREHHLLDRPRNRPVRTSIGAAWISLYLILLAGGGNDIVATRFHLSINTVTWAVRISLFVVPAVVFVVTRRICLGLQLRDRELVAHGRATGVVTRLPHGEYVEVHRPLGPAELHTLTEHEHRDRSDHRDLQTADPQPTLDGARVPARHEEPQP is encoded by the coding sequence ATGACCGCCACGGACCACCGGCCCGCGAAGGCGTCCTCCGGTGAGCGCGTCGCCGACTGGTTCGACGGCCGGCTCGGTGTGTACGCCCTCGGCAGGCGCTATCTGCGCAAGGTCTTCCCGGACCACTGGTCCTTCCTCCTCGGCGAGATATGCCTCTACAGCTTCGTCGTGCTGATCCTCACCGGGGTGTACCTGACCCTGTTCTTCCACCCCTCCATGAACGAGGTGACGTACCACGGCGGTTACGTCCCCCTGAACGGCATCCGGATGTCGGAGGCGTACGCCTCGACGCTCCACATCAGCTTCGACGTGCGCGGCGGACTGCTGGTCCGGCAGCTGCACCACTGGGCCGCGCTGGTCTTCCTCGCCGCGATGCTGACGCACATGATGCGGCACTTCTTCACGGGCTCGTTCCGCAGGCCCCGCGAGGTGAACTGGGTGTTCGGCTGGACGCTGCTGCTCCTCGGTCTGTTCGAGGGCCTCTTCGGCTACTCGCTGCCGGACGACCTGCTGTCCGGGACGGGGCTCAGGTTCGTGGACGGGGCGATCCTGTCGGTGCCGGTGGTCGGCACGTATCTGTCGTTCTTCCTGTTCGGCGGGGAGTTCCCCGGCCACGACATCGTGGCGCGCTTCTACTCGCTGCACATCCTGCTGATTCCGGGGATCATGGCGGCACTTGTCGTGGCGCATCTGATCCTCGTCGTGTACCACAAGCACACCCAGTTCGCGGGCCCGGGAAAGACCGAACGCAACGTCGTGGGTACCCCGTTCCTGCCGGTCTACCTGGCGAAGGCGGGCGGCTTCTTCTTCCTGGTGTTCGGTGTCCTCGCGCTGATCTCGGCGGTGGCGACCATCAACCCCGTCTGGTCGTACGGCCCTTACCGCGCCGACCAGGTGTCGACGGGCGCCCAGCCGGACTGGTACTTGGGCTTCGCCGAGGGCCTGGTGCGCGTCATGCCGGGCTGGGAGATCAGCGTGGCCGGGCACACGCTCGTGCTCGGTGTGCTGATCCCCATCGTCGTCTTCCCGCTGCTTCTGGTCGCCATCGGCGTGTACCCGTTCATCGAGTCGTGGGTCACGGGAGACCGGCGTGAGCACCATCTCCTCGACCGCCCGCGCAACCGGCCGGTCCGTACGTCGATCGGAGCGGCCTGGATCAGCCTCTATCTGATCCTGCTCGCGGGCGGCGGCAACGACATCGTGGCGACGCGCTTCCATCTGTCGATCAACACCGTCACCTGGGCCGTGCGGATCTCCCTGTTCGTCGTCCCGGCCGTCGTCTTCGTGGTCACCCGGCGCATCTGCCTGGGGTTGCAGCTGCGGGACCGGGAACTGGTGGCGCACGGCCGTGCGACCGGCGTCGTCACACGCCTGCCGCACGGCGAGTACGTCGAGGTGCACCGCCCGCTCGGCCCGGCCGAACTCCACACGCTGACCGAGCACGAGCACCGGGACCGGTCAGACCACCGGGACCTCCAGACGGCTGATCCGCAGCCCACCCTCGACGGCGCCCGGGTGCCCGCTCGCCATGAGGAGCCGCAGCCGTGA